The DNA window GGGAGCAGGGAAAACCGCACCAGCTTGTCCATCGCCCAGGTCCCGATGTGCGTGGCGGTGATGTAGCGGATGTTGTTCATGTCGAAGCAGAGGAGCGCACCGAGTTCCGAGCGTTCGAGCTCCTGCTTGGCCCGCGCCAGGCGCGCCTTGCGGAGCCGGTCGAAATCGACCCGCTCCTCCCAGTCGACCCCCATGAGCCCGTAGGTCTTCAGTCCCATCGCGAGCCCTCCTCAGGCGCGACCGCAGAGGCGCATCGCGACAGTCGCGACCGCCTCAGCGGTCGGCACGGTTTGGTCTTCCAGGACCGGGGAGAACGGCACCGGGACGTTCATCGCGCCCATACGCGCGACGGGGGCGTCGAGCGAGTCGAAGGCGCCCGCGGCGATCACGGAGGCGATTTCCGCGGTGACCCCATACTGCTGATAGCCCTCGTCCACCACGATCACGCGGCCGGTCTTCTGCGCCGACGCAATCAGCGTCTCGGCGTCCAAGGGCAGCAGCGTCCGCGGGTCGACGACTTCCGCGCTGATCCCGGTGCCGTCCAGGCGGCCGGCCGCCTCGAGGGCCACCTGCACCATGCTGCTGGTCGCGACGATCGTCACATCGGTACCCGCCCGCTTGACGTCGGCGACCCCGAGCGGGATGGTGTACTCTCCGTCCGGGACCAGGCCCTTGACCTGGTACATCATCTTGTCCTCGAAGAAGACCACCGGGTTGTCGTCGCGGATCGCCGACTTGAGCAGCCCCTTGGCATCCGCGGGAGTCGCGGGGAGGACGACTTTGAGTCCCGGGACGTGGGCGACCCACGCGTACAGGCTCTGACTGTGCTGGGCCGCCGACCGCCGGGTCGCCCCCATCGTGGTCCGGATCACCAGCGGGACTCGAAGCTTGCCTCCGGACATGTAGTGGACCTTGGCGGCTTGGTTCACGATCTGGTCCATCGCGAGGGTAATGAAGTCCCCGAACATGATGTCCACGACCGGGCGCATCCCGGTCATCGCGGCCCCGACGCCGATCCCCGTAATGCCGGCTTCGGAGATGGGCGAGTCGATCACCCGCTCGCGTCCGAACTCATCGACGAGCCCGGAGAGGACCTTGAACACGGTGCCGGCCTCGGCCACGTCCTCTCCGATGATGAAGACCCGCGGCTCCCGGCGCATCTCCTCCGCGAGCGCCTCCTTGATCGCCTGTCCGAATGTCAATTCACGCCCCGCCGCGCGCGGGGCGCCCGCGGGCGCCTGACTAAGCATAGACATGGTGGGTGACCTCGCCGGGATCGGGGTAGGGGGCGGCCAGCGCAAACTCGAGGCCGGCGGCGATCTCAGCGCGCACGTCCCGCTCGATCCGTTCCAGCGCCGCGGCGTCCGCCATCCGCTGCTGAATCAGTCCTAGGCCCAGCAGACGGATGGGATCGCGCTCGCGGGCCCACTGCTCCTCCTCGTTATGTGAGCGGTAGTACGATCGGTTGATGTCGCCGACGTGGTGGCCGCGGAACCGGTACGTGTGGCACAGCAGGAAGCCCGGGCCGCCGCCCTGCCGGGCCCGCGCGACGTGCCGGAGCGCTGCGGCGTAGACCTCGCGGACGTCCTGACCATCGACCTCGTCCGTGGGGATCCCCAGCGCGGCCGGGCGCGCCTGGGGATCCCCCGCCGACGCTTCCCCCGCGGGGGTGTACTCCCCGTACCGGTTGTGCTCACACACGTAAATCACCGGGAGCTTCCACAGGGCCGCCATGTTCATCGCCTCGTACAAGAGCCCCTGCCCGAGCGCGCCATCCCCGAAAAAGCACACCGCGACTTGATCGGTCCCGCGCAGTTTTGCCGAGAGGGCGGCACCGGCGGCGATGCCCGTGCTCCCCCCGACGATCGCGTTGGCCCCGAGGTTGCCGGTCTCGGGGTCGGCGATGTGCATCGATCCGCCCTTGCCGTGACAGTACCCGGGTTCCTTCCCCAAGAGCTCGGCAAACATCCGGTCCACCGCCGCGCCTTTCGCCAGACAATGGCCGTGCCCGCGGTGCGTGCTGGTGATGTAGTCGTCGCGGCGGAGGGCCTGACAGGTCCCTACAGCCACGGCTTCCTCCCCGATGTAGAGGTGGGCCAGTCCGGGCATCTTCCCGCTCGTATACAGCTCGTTGACCTGTTCTTCGAAGGCCCGGATCCGCACCATCTGCCCGTACATCTGGAGCCATTGATCCGGCATCGCGATCACGGGGTCGGTCGTCATGGTCCACTCCTCCTGAGCCGCCACTCTCGGGGGCCGTGTGCCTCTCTCTACCCGCGACCCGGGGCGGACACCACGGCCCGCGCATGCCCGATCGCCGCGACGAACCGATTCACCCCGCGCAGCAGGGACGTCTGAATCACGCGGGCCTCGTGGGATCCTGCGGGGAAGCGCGCCAGGTCGGCCGTGGGCGCGAGGTCCGGCAGCGGCGGGATGGGGACCGCAGGGTCGTGCCTGAACCGGACGTCCCGTGTGAAGTTGAGCGGCACGAGGATCCGGGCCAACCGGCGTATCGCCGCGCAGGCGCGCAGGGCGTCGTGATCCGACACCGGCCGGCCGGTCAGCTCCTCGGCCTGCCGGTAGAACGCATCGAGGTCGCCTCCGAGCTGCTCCAGCGCGGACCGTGCCTTTGCGAAGTCGTACGCGTCACCCGCCTGCGTCTGGTAGCGGTGGAGGGTCCGGCCGAACTCCTCCGCCAGGAGGCGGAAATCGAATGGGTGCACGGCGGCGTTGAGGACCCGCAGGAGCGACAAGACGTATACGCGCAGGTCCTTCATCAAGATCGCTTCATCGAGCAGTTCCATCGTATCGTCTTCGGTGTGCCACTGGATGTTCCCACCGCAGCCGCCGACGGCGTAGTACCCCTTCTCCTTGCGGAGCGAATCCGGCATGGTGGACAGGAGCATGTAGAAGCTGGTGATCCCGATGTTGTTGAAGGAGTAGTCGCCGGCCTGGTGCGGTCGTTCGCCCGACGAGTCCTGCCCCACCGCGTCGCGGACCGCCGCCTTGCACAGCGGATCCGCCTCGCTCATCCACGATACGCCCGTGTACTCGGTCGCCCAGCGGCACCCGGGCGAATCGATGTTCACCTGCGCGACGCAGCGCTGATCGAGCTCCTGGGCGAACGTGTCGGCGTACCAGGTGGATCCGGCGTACCGCCCGGTCGAGTGGCCCGGCCACCACGCCACCCGCAGGGTCCGCTTCACGTGCTGGCGGTGCTGCCAGAAGACCCGCGCGAGCTCCATCAAGGCGGCATCGCCGGTGGCGTTGTCCCCGATCCCCTGGTGCCACGAATCGATGTGGCCGTGCACCAGGACGAATCGCTCGCGATCTTCCGTGCCCGGGATCTCGGCGACGAGCACGGGGCAGCGCTTCCACCCTTCGTCGAGCTTCGTCTTGACCGCGACCTCGACGGCGCCGGCCTCAACCTCGGCCCGGAGGGCCAGCCCGTCCGGGTGGTTGATCGAGACGACGGGAAGGGTGGGCTTCCGTCCGATCGAGTCGAGGTCGGGCGCCCCCCAGATCGTCGTGCAGATCCCCTCGTGGATCGCCTCCCCGGGGTTCATGAAGATGAGCGCCTTGGCCCCCAGGGCCGTAAGGTCCGCGACCTTTTTGGGCACGGGGAGGCCCTCGGTGATGACGATCTTGCCCTCGATCTCCTTCCGGCCGGCGCGGACATGGGAATCGAACAGCGACTCGGTATCGGCGGCGTAGCCGGTCGGGACATAGACGACCCGCCCGCGCACGGTCTTCCGTCCCGTGGAGGCGGAGAATGCCGGGGTCTTGGCCCGGATGGTGCGGGGCGTGGGCGAGCGGACCTCGAGCGATGCCGACTTCGGGATGCTGAGATACAATTCGGGTTCGTGCAGCACATGGGGGACGCCCCAGGCCCGCAGCCGCCCGGCGATGTACCGCGCCGCCGCCCATTCGTCCCGGCTGCCCGATTCGCGCACGAGGCCGCTGAAACGCTCGAGCAGCGCCCGCGCATCGTC is part of the bacterium genome and encodes:
- a CDS encoding alpha-ketoacid dehydrogenase subunit beta, which gives rise to MSMLSQAPAGAPRAAGRELTFGQAIKEALAEEMRREPRVFIIGEDVAEAGTVFKVLSGLVDEFGRERVIDSPISEAGITGIGVGAAMTGMRPVVDIMFGDFITLAMDQIVNQAAKVHYMSGGKLRVPLVIRTTMGATRRSAAQHSQSLYAWVAHVPGLKVVLPATPADAKGLLKSAIRDDNPVVFFEDKMMYQVKGLVPDGEYTIPLGVADVKRAGTDVTIVATSSMVQVALEAAGRLDGTGISAEVVDPRTLLPLDAETLIASAQKTGRVIVVDEGYQQYGVTAEIASVIAAGAFDSLDAPVARMGAMNVPVPFSPVLEDQTVPTAEAVATVAMRLCGRA
- a CDS encoding M28 family peptidase; translated protein: MPIETAGDRHTEAQLLDVLSLDDARALLERFSGLVRESGSRDEWAAARYIAGRLRAWGVPHVLHEPELYLSIPKSASLEVRSPTPRTIRAKTPAFSASTGRKTVRGRVVYVPTGYAADTESLFDSHVRAGRKEIEGKIVITEGLPVPKKVADLTALGAKALIFMNPGEAIHEGICTTIWGAPDLDSIGRKPTLPVVSINHPDGLALRAEVEAGAVEVAVKTKLDEGWKRCPVLVAEIPGTEDRERFVLVHGHIDSWHQGIGDNATGDAALMELARVFWQHRQHVKRTLRVAWWPGHSTGRYAGSTWYADTFAQELDQRCVAQVNIDSPGCRWATEYTGVSWMSEADPLCKAAVRDAVGQDSSGERPHQAGDYSFNNIGITSFYMLLSTMPDSLRKEKGYYAVGGCGGNIQWHTEDDTMELLDEAILMKDLRVYVLSLLRVLNAAVHPFDFRLLAEEFGRTLHRYQTQAGDAYDFAKARSALEQLGGDLDAFYRQAEELTGRPVSDHDALRACAAIRRLARILVPLNFTRDVRFRHDPAVPIPPLPDLAPTADLARFPAGSHEARVIQTSLLRGVNRFVAAIGHARAVVSAPGRG
- a CDS encoding thiamine pyrophosphate-dependent dehydrogenase E1 component subunit alpha; translated protein: MTTDPVIAMPDQWLQMYGQMVRIRAFEEQVNELYTSGKMPGLAHLYIGEEAVAVGTCQALRRDDYITSTHRGHGHCLAKGAAVDRMFAELLGKEPGYCHGKGGSMHIADPETGNLGANAIVGGSTGIAAGAALSAKLRGTDQVAVCFFGDGALGQGLLYEAMNMAALWKLPVIYVCEHNRYGEYTPAGEASAGDPQARPAALGIPTDEVDGQDVREVYAAALRHVARARQGGGPGFLLCHTYRFRGHHVGDINRSYYRSHNEEEQWARERDPIRLLGLGLIQQRMADAAALERIERDVRAEIAAGLEFALAAPYPDPGEVTHHVYA